One window from the genome of Pelodictyon luteolum DSM 273 encodes:
- the menH gene encoding 2-succinyl-6-hydroxy-2,4-cyclohexadiene-1-carboxylate synthase, with product MDTITPIQVPLRFTTIGDPSLPSVVFLHGFLGSGSDWLPFTSGLSGSLHCILVDLPGHGGAVFRDNGPDGLQEESEASSGYFLHTVDTLAEGLRKLLPAPGFLVGYSMGGRIGVALLLRHPELFQRAVIVSSSPGLRTEEERLARRKSDEGTARKIERNFEGFLEFWYSQPLFSTLKSHPLFHEVETLRQKGSPRSLARALRLLGTGNQPSFWDQCAASPVPVQFMAGEKDPKYLEIGRQMVNLFPHSRLETFPGCGHTLHIEARDRFQERLQHFFNQQD from the coding sequence ATGGATACCATCACCCCGATTCAGGTCCCGCTCCGCTTCACCACCATCGGCGACCCGTCGCTTCCGTCCGTCGTATTCCTGCACGGGTTCCTCGGCTCCGGCAGCGACTGGCTGCCCTTCACCTCCGGCCTCTCCGGCAGCCTCCATTGCATCCTCGTCGACCTTCCTGGTCACGGTGGGGCAGTCTTCAGGGACAACGGTCCGGACGGACTGCAGGAGGAAAGCGAAGCTTCGAGCGGGTATTTTCTCCATACTGTCGACACCCTCGCCGAAGGTCTTCGAAAGCTGCTCCCCGCACCGGGCTTTCTCGTAGGCTATTCAATGGGAGGAAGGATCGGCGTCGCCCTTCTGCTTCGCCACCCCGAACTCTTTCAGAGAGCAGTGATCGTCTCTTCCTCCCCGGGGCTCCGGACAGAAGAAGAACGTCTAGCCAGAAGGAAAAGCGATGAGGGAACCGCCCGCAAGATCGAGCGGAACTTCGAGGGGTTCCTGGAGTTCTGGTACAGCCAGCCGCTCTTCTCCACCCTTAAAAGCCATCCTCTCTTCCATGAGGTGGAAACACTTCGCCAAAAGGGATCCCCCCGAAGCCTTGCCCGGGCGCTCCGCCTGCTCGGCACAGGCAATCAGCCCTCTTTCTGGGATCAATGTGCCGCAAGCCCGGTGCCGGTGCAGTTCATGGCCGGGGAAAAAGACCCCAAATACCTTGAGATTGGCCGTCAAATGGTTAATTTGTTCCCTCACTCGCGCCTTGAAACCTTCCCCGGCTGCGGCCACACGCTGCACATCGAAGCACGGGACCGATTCCAGGAGCGCCTGCAGCATTTCTTCAACCAGCAAGACTGA
- the dapB gene encoding 4-hydroxy-tetrahydrodipicolinate reductase produces the protein MKFTLVGNGRMGREVAAVISRSGIHETAAVLDVDAKITPDSFRGSDAIIDFTVRDAFLQNLDAMLASGVPVVAGTTGWDDVRAGVASKVKAAGGSLLYSANFSLGVNIFLRTVREASRLIAPFEQFDIAFSEQHHTAKADFPSGTALAAAEHILAANSRKHSIVRQLPDGRKIQPDELQVAAIRLGGVFGKHTAFIDSEADEIVISHTAKNRSGFASGAVETAAWLALRHKTAPGFYTMDDFLNERLA, from the coding sequence ATGAAGTTCACTTTGGTAGGAAACGGACGGATGGGCAGGGAAGTTGCCGCCGTAATCAGCCGTTCAGGCATCCATGAAACCGCGGCAGTCCTTGATGTTGATGCCAAAATCACTCCCGACTCTTTCCGCGGCAGCGATGCCATCATCGACTTCACCGTCCGCGATGCATTTCTTCAGAACCTCGATGCCATGCTCGCCTCGGGCGTGCCGGTCGTGGCCGGAACAACCGGCTGGGACGATGTCCGCGCCGGGGTCGCTTCCAAGGTGAAGGCCGCCGGCGGTTCGCTGCTCTACTCCGCCAACTTCTCTCTCGGCGTAAACATTTTTCTTCGCACCGTTCGTGAGGCGTCACGCCTCATCGCCCCGTTCGAACAGTTCGACATTGCTTTCAGCGAACAGCACCACACTGCCAAGGCTGATTTTCCGAGCGGAACGGCTCTTGCCGCAGCCGAGCACATCCTTGCTGCAAACAGCCGTAAGCACAGCATCGTGCGCCAGTTGCCGGATGGCAGGAAGATTCAGCCCGACGAGCTGCAGGTCGCAGCCATCCGGCTCGGCGGAGTCTTCGGCAAGCATACAGCCTTTATTGATTCGGAGGCGGACGAGATCGTGATTTCCCATACTGCCAAGAACCGTTCCGGCTTTGCTTCCGGTGCCGTAGAGACTGCCGCCTGGCTGGCCCTGCGCCACAAGACAGCTCCAGGGTTCTATACCATGGACGACTTCCTGAACGAAAGACTCGCATAG
- the menE gene encoding o-succinylbenzoate--CoA ligase yields MDPLRSPAPDPVADAASRFGPMPMLLTPDGSRSFKECSAMAGRIAAALLNRGLRDGDGVAIISPNTPDMVLILLALLSAGMVAAPLNHRLPEARLRQMLQELQPSLCITGAECPAPDTDTASIDAAELLAEASALPDRRSALLNHKGTTVRPITIIHTSASTGTAKAAVHSLENHWYNALGSNSNLPFGPGDTWLLSLPLFHVGGYALIFRSLASGGALAIDRPHASLTDSLERFPISHLSLVPTQLFRLLYRENDPALTAGIKALLLGGSAASGSLVDEAAARGLPIYLSYGSTEMASQIATTDAPVARHRSDSGRVLPWREVREAPDGELLVRGKCLCTGYLRNGAIDPIGDPDGWFHTGDIGSLAADGTVRVLGRKDDMFISGGENIHPEEVERALREIEGVLEAVVAPVRDPEYGERPAAFIRTAGGDGPDDETLRREMQMRVGRLKTPVVFFRVCQWTTLPGSEKTDRAWYRQMAAEYRRGESSGGLPCA; encoded by the coding sequence ATGGACCCTCTGAGGTCTCCGGCACCGGACCCGGTGGCCGATGCCGCTTCCCGGTTCGGCCCGATGCCCATGCTTCTCACCCCGGATGGCAGCCGTTCATTCAAGGAGTGTAGCGCCATGGCCGGACGGATAGCCGCCGCGCTCCTGAACAGGGGCCTCCGGGATGGTGATGGTGTCGCCATCATCTCCCCGAACACTCCCGATATGGTCCTCATCCTGCTCGCCCTCCTCAGCGCAGGAATGGTGGCGGCCCCCCTCAACCACCGCCTGCCGGAAGCAAGGCTGCGCCAGATGCTTCAGGAGCTGCAGCCGTCCCTTTGCATCACCGGAGCGGAATGCCCCGCCCCGGACACGGATACGGCTTCAATTGACGCCGCGGAGCTGCTCGCTGAAGCCTCCGCCCTCCCGGACCGCCGGAGTGCGCTGCTGAACCACAAAGGCACGACCGTACGGCCAATCACCATAATCCACACGTCTGCAAGCACCGGCACAGCAAAAGCAGCGGTGCACTCGCTGGAGAACCATTGGTACAATGCACTCGGCTCCAACAGCAACCTGCCGTTCGGGCCCGGAGACACCTGGCTCCTGTCGCTCCCCCTTTTCCATGTCGGCGGCTACGCCCTCATCTTCCGTTCACTGGCATCGGGCGGCGCCCTTGCCATTGACCGGCCGCATGCATCCCTCACCGACTCCCTCGAACGCTTCCCGATCTCGCACCTCTCGCTTGTTCCGACCCAGCTTTTCCGGCTACTCTACAGGGAAAATGATCCGGCCCTGACGGCCGGAATCAAAGCCCTACTCCTCGGCGGAAGTGCTGCTTCCGGCAGCCTCGTCGACGAGGCTGCCGCAAGAGGCCTCCCCATTTACCTGAGCTACGGTTCAACGGAGATGGCCTCGCAGATCGCCACCACCGACGCTCCGGTTGCGAGGCACCGCTCCGACAGCGGCAGGGTGCTCCCGTGGAGGGAGGTCCGGGAGGCACCGGACGGCGAGCTTCTGGTGCGCGGGAAGTGCCTCTGCACAGGCTACCTCAGAAACGGAGCCATAGACCCCATCGGTGACCCGGACGGGTGGTTCCATACCGGTGACATCGGCTCGCTTGCCGCCGACGGCACGGTGCGGGTGCTCGGAAGAAAAGACGACATGTTCATCTCTGGCGGAGAAAACATTCACCCAGAAGAGGTGGAAAGGGCGCTGAGGGAGATTGAGGGTGTGCTTGAAGCCGTGGTGGCGCCCGTGCGGGACCCCGAATATGGAGAGCGTCCGGCGGCATTTATCCGTACTGCCGGAGGAGACGGCCCTGACGACGAAACCCTCCGCCGCGAAATGCAGATGCGGGTCGGCCGTCTGAAAACGCCGGTGGTGTTTTTCCGGGTGTGCCAGTGGACAACGCTTCCGGGATCGGAAAAGACGGATCGGGCCTGGTATAGGCAGATGGCTGCGGAGTACCGCCGGGGAGAGTCTAGCGGCGGGCTGCCTTGCGCTTGA
- a CDS encoding ParA family protein, protein MGRVIAIANQKGGVGKTTTAVNIAASIAISEFRTLLIDIDPQANATSGFGIDNGEEIDNTFYQVMVKGGEIKDAVMRSSLEYLDVLPSNVNLVGMEVELVNMRDREYVMQKALKAVRNDYDYIIIDCPPSLGLITLNALTAADSVLIPVQAEYYALEGLGKLLNTISIVRKHLNPKLDIEGVLVTMFDARLRLATQVAEEVKKFFKDKVYRTHIRRNVRLSEAPSHGMPALLYDAQSIGSKDYLDLVREMFERDGNIKKFKVRQQ, encoded by the coding sequence ATGGGCCGAGTAATTGCGATTGCAAACCAGAAGGGCGGGGTCGGCAAAACGACCACGGCCGTCAACATTGCGGCTTCCATTGCGATTTCCGAGTTCAGGACGCTGCTCATCGACATCGACCCCCAGGCCAATGCGACCTCGGGTTTCGGTATCGACAATGGCGAGGAGATCGACAACACGTTCTATCAGGTGATGGTGAAGGGGGGAGAGATCAAGGATGCCGTCATGCGCTCCAGCCTTGAGTACCTCGACGTCCTGCCCTCGAACGTGAACCTCGTCGGCATGGAGGTGGAGCTGGTGAACATGCGCGACCGAGAGTATGTGATGCAGAAGGCACTGAAGGCGGTCAGGAACGACTACGACTACATCATCATCGACTGCCCCCCGTCGCTTGGTCTCATAACCCTCAACGCCCTTACCGCGGCCGATTCGGTGCTCATCCCGGTCCAGGCGGAATACTACGCGCTTGAAGGTCTGGGCAAGCTGCTCAACACGATAAGTATCGTGCGCAAGCACCTGAACCCGAAGCTCGACATAGAGGGCGTGCTGGTGACCATGTTTGACGCCCGCCTCCGTCTTGCGACCCAGGTGGCCGAAGAGGTTAAGAAGTTTTTCAAAGACAAGGTATACCGTACCCACATCCGCAGGAACGTGCGGCTGTCCGAGGCTCCGAGCCACGGCATGCCGGCCCTCCTGTACGATGCCCAGAGCATAGGGTCGAAAGATTACCTGGACCTTGTCCGGGAGATGTTCGAACGGGACGGAAACATCAAAAAATTTAAAGTCCGGCAGCAGTAG
- a CDS encoding uridine kinase family protein translates to MLGDVLLINDQHKSAAGAILERVLLDIEQLRKNQPGEKFVVAISGESGAGKSELSHSLALLLKGRGIRVKILHTDNYYRVHPLQRREHRIQSNFEAVGVQEYDWEQLHRNIGDFRQGRSVSIPCIDIITEEVDQLFTDFSKIQLLIIDGLYAIRTEGVDLRVFIDLTYHDTKLSQMLRAKEPTDGYRWSVLEREHQHVRSLKPLADLHVDRDFRVFDPAIVRHAPRPWQRRAAHAVTPAG, encoded by the coding sequence ATGTTGGGAGACGTACTGCTGATCAACGACCAGCACAAATCGGCGGCAGGCGCCATTCTTGAGCGGGTGCTGCTGGATATCGAACAGCTCCGGAAGAATCAGCCCGGAGAGAAGTTCGTCGTAGCCATATCGGGAGAATCGGGTGCAGGAAAGTCCGAACTCTCGCACTCCCTCGCACTCCTGCTCAAAGGCCGGGGCATCAGGGTCAAGATCCTCCATACCGACAACTACTACCGGGTCCATCCGCTTCAGCGTCGCGAGCACCGCATACAGAGCAACTTCGAAGCGGTAGGGGTGCAGGAATACGACTGGGAGCAGCTGCACCGCAACATCGGGGACTTCCGTCAAGGACGCAGCGTCTCGATCCCCTGCATCGACATCATCACCGAGGAGGTCGACCAGCTCTTCACCGACTTCAGCAAGATCCAGCTGCTCATCATCGACGGCCTGTATGCCATCCGTACCGAAGGGGTGGACCTTAGGGTATTCATCGACCTCACCTACCACGACACGAAGCTCAGCCAGATGCTGCGGGCGAAAGAACCGACGGACGGCTACCGCTGGAGCGTGCTCGAACGCGAACACCAGCATGTGCGTTCACTCAAACCTCTGGCAGACCTGCACGTGGACCGGGACTTCAGGGTATTCGACCCGGCCATCGTCCGTCATGCGCCCCGTCCATGGCAGCGACGTGCTGCGCATGCCGTCACACCCGCAGGCTGA
- the menB gene encoding 1,4-dihydroxy-2-naphthoyl-CoA synthase, which translates to MSSIAWSQCGEFSDILYHKAEGIAKITINRPERRNAFRPQTVEQMIEALQDARNDEAVGVVILTGAGELAFCSGGDQKIRGNAGYADAKGVNKLNVLDFQRDIRTCPKPVIAMVAGYAIGGGHVLHMLCDLTIAAENARFGQTGPRVGSFDGGWGASYMARLVGQKKAREIWYLCRQYTAQEALDMGLVNTVVPLEKLEEETVQWCREILANSPLAIRCLKASLNADCDGQAGLQELAGNATLLYYMSEEGQEGRNAFVEKRKPDFSRFPKRP; encoded by the coding sequence ATGAGCAGCATAGCATGGAGCCAGTGCGGGGAGTTCTCCGACATCCTCTACCATAAAGCCGAAGGCATCGCCAAAATCACCATCAACCGCCCGGAACGGCGCAATGCGTTCCGCCCACAGACCGTCGAGCAGATGATCGAGGCGCTGCAGGATGCACGCAACGACGAAGCAGTCGGCGTAGTCATCCTGACCGGAGCGGGTGAACTTGCATTCTGCTCCGGAGGCGACCAGAAAATCCGCGGCAATGCCGGCTATGCCGATGCCAAAGGTGTCAACAAACTGAACGTCCTTGATTTCCAGCGCGATATCCGCACCTGCCCGAAACCGGTCATCGCCATGGTTGCCGGTTATGCAATCGGCGGCGGACACGTGCTGCACATGCTCTGCGACCTCACCATCGCCGCCGAAAACGCACGGTTCGGCCAGACCGGCCCGCGGGTAGGATCCTTCGACGGCGGCTGGGGTGCCAGCTATATGGCCCGCCTCGTAGGCCAGAAAAAAGCCCGCGAAATCTGGTACCTCTGCCGTCAGTACACGGCTCAGGAGGCGCTCGACATGGGCCTCGTCAACACCGTGGTCCCGCTTGAGAAACTCGAGGAGGAAACCGTGCAGTGGTGCCGCGAGATTCTGGCAAACTCACCCTTGGCGATCCGGTGCCTGAAAGCATCACTGAACGCCGACTGCGACGGGCAGGCCGGCCTGCAGGAACTGGCCGGCAACGCCACGCTCCTTTACTACATGAGCGAAGAAGGTCAGGAAGGGCGCAACGCATTTGTCGAAAAGCGCAAGCCCGACTTCAGCCGTTTCCCGAAACGTCCTTGA
- a CDS encoding ParB/RepB/Spo0J family partition protein codes for MAKNALGKGLKALIPEEGFSRAGRDEVDVPMQDGVIGSLPVESIHANPFQPRKEFDETALEELMNSILENGVIQPVTVQRDGEGYQLISGERRLRAVRKAGYKFIPAYVIEARSDSSKLELALIENIQREDLNAIEVALALKSLTTKCSLTQDEVAKKVGKNRSSVSNFLRLLKLPLQVQDSIRSREISFGHARALINLPGEQQQLRVWKQVIAHQLSVRQTEALVARMFREDGSADKKAKPEREPHVAELESLLRNKLATKVRIIEKKGGKGEIHIQYFSGDDLERILEIMGDE; via the coding sequence ATGGCGAAAAACGCATTGGGAAAAGGCCTGAAGGCGCTGATCCCGGAAGAGGGGTTCTCCAGGGCAGGACGGGACGAGGTCGATGTTCCCATGCAGGACGGGGTGATCGGCAGCCTGCCGGTCGAGAGCATTCACGCCAACCCGTTCCAGCCCCGCAAGGAGTTCGACGAGACGGCCCTTGAGGAGCTGATGAACTCCATACTGGAGAACGGCGTCATCCAGCCGGTGACGGTGCAGCGGGACGGCGAGGGCTACCAGCTCATCAGCGGCGAACGGCGCCTGCGCGCAGTCCGCAAGGCCGGCTACAAATTCATTCCCGCCTATGTCATCGAGGCCCGTAGTGACTCCAGCAAGCTCGAGCTTGCGCTCATCGAGAACATCCAGCGCGAAGACCTCAATGCCATCGAAGTGGCGCTGGCACTCAAAAGCCTGACGACGAAGTGCAGCCTCACTCAGGACGAAGTGGCCAAGAAGGTCGGCAAGAACCGCTCTTCGGTCAGCAACTTTCTCCGTCTCCTGAAGCTTCCGCTGCAGGTGCAGGACAGTATCCGCAGCCGTGAAATCTCCTTCGGCCACGCCCGGGCCCTCATCAACCTGCCGGGTGAACAGCAGCAGCTGAGGGTATGGAAGCAGGTGATCGCCCACCAGCTCTCCGTGCGCCAGACTGAGGCCCTCGTGGCCCGGATGTTCCGCGAAGACGGCAGTGCCGACAAAAAGGCGAAGCCGGAGCGCGAGCCGCATGTCGCCGAGCTCGAATCGCTTCTTCGCAACAAGCTTGCCACAAAGGTCCGCATCATCGAAAAGAAGGGTGGCAAGGGAGAGATCCACATCCAGTATTTTTCAGGTGACGATCTCGAAAGGATTCTTGAAATCATGGGTGACGAATAA
- the menC gene encoding o-succinylbenzoate synthase: MTASYAYLYRYSLPFNEPVTVRGRRLLQRDGVLLALKTGDGKHTAWGEIAPLSGLHRETTESAERQIVETLAMHGESGAALMTEGLFPSVRMGLEMAVMNLEASISGRHPFSVPGESMLPRVPLNALLMGSTDVVLLRAQASYQEGYRAFKLKVGKENAEEAAAAVHALHRLFGSQVELRLDANQSMPLDDAIAFARELPKNSVTYIEEPLLQPRDIPEYHAKTGIRSALDETLWQKPGLLGALPPETIGALVLKPNCLGGVAAVLNLVRYAADHNMQAVFSSAFESSISLGFYAILAAATSVRPAACGLDTFRHLKEDIQTTAFHAEGGSLDAASLYLDTREVRTTNLSLASVWTL; the protein is encoded by the coding sequence TTGACTGCCTCCTATGCTTATCTCTACCGGTATTCGTTGCCGTTCAACGAGCCGGTAACCGTCAGGGGAAGACGCCTTCTGCAGCGCGATGGCGTGCTGCTTGCCCTTAAGACCGGAGACGGAAAGCACACCGCATGGGGCGAAATCGCCCCGCTCTCGGGGCTGCACCGCGAGACAACGGAATCGGCAGAACGCCAGATAGTCGAAACCCTCGCCATGCACGGGGAGAGCGGCGCCGCGCTCATGACGGAAGGACTGTTCCCGTCAGTGCGCATGGGTCTGGAAATGGCCGTCATGAACCTTGAGGCATCAATCAGCGGCCGGCACCCGTTTTCGGTTCCAGGAGAGAGTATGCTCCCCCGGGTGCCCTTGAACGCTCTCCTCATGGGATCGACGGACGTAGTCCTCCTGAGGGCACAGGCCAGCTACCAGGAAGGGTACCGTGCGTTCAAGCTCAAAGTCGGAAAAGAGAACGCCGAGGAAGCAGCCGCCGCTGTCCACGCCCTGCACCGGCTGTTCGGCAGTCAGGTTGAACTCCGCCTTGATGCCAACCAGTCAATGCCGCTCGACGACGCCATTGCTTTCGCCCGTGAACTTCCCAAGAACAGCGTCACCTACATCGAGGAACCGCTCCTGCAGCCACGCGACATTCCGGAATACCATGCAAAGACCGGCATCCGCTCCGCTCTGGATGAAACCCTCTGGCAGAAACCCGGACTCCTCGGAGCACTGCCCCCGGAGACCATCGGTGCCCTGGTGCTCAAACCCAACTGCCTCGGTGGCGTTGCCGCCGTACTCAATCTGGTACGGTATGCGGCAGACCATAATATGCAGGCCGTCTTCAGCTCGGCATTTGAAAGCAGCATCAGCCTCGGCTTCTACGCCATCCTTGCCGCAGCGACCTCCGTGAGGCCAGCGGCCTGCGGTCTCGACACGTTCCGCCATCTGAAGGAAGATATCCAGACCACAGCGTTCCATGCTGAAGGGGGCTCGCTCGACGCAGCCAGCCTCTACCTAGATACCCGGGAAGTCCGAACCACAAACCTCAGCCTCGCTTCGGTATGGACCCTCTGA
- a CDS encoding DNA-3-methyladenine glycosylase gives MTRLGKQFFTAPTLALTERLLGKIFVRITPSGTVLKGRIVETEAYLGHNDEACHAWRKKTERNRVMFEAPGTLYVYFSYGCHHLLNIVTEPEGTAGAVLIRAMEPVEGIPCMQERRQTTVETALMSGPAKLTSALGVERSSSGRDLFGNEFFLLDAPSPQPSMICTSTRVGISRSRELPWRKYLADSPHVSKGRPS, from the coding sequence ATGACGCGGCTCGGAAAACAATTCTTCACGGCTCCCACCCTGGCGCTCACCGAGCGCCTCCTCGGAAAGATTTTCGTGCGCATCACGCCCTCAGGCACCGTCCTGAAGGGGCGGATCGTCGAAACCGAAGCCTATCTCGGCCATAACGATGAGGCCTGCCATGCGTGGAGGAAAAAGACTGAGCGGAACCGGGTCATGTTCGAGGCCCCCGGCACCCTGTACGTTTATTTTTCCTACGGATGCCACCATCTCCTGAACATCGTCACCGAACCCGAAGGCACGGCCGGAGCCGTGCTCATACGGGCGATGGAACCGGTTGAAGGAATCCCCTGCATGCAGGAGCGGCGGCAGACGACAGTCGAGACCGCCCTCATGAGCGGACCGGCCAAGCTCACCAGCGCCCTCGGCGTCGAGCGGAGCTCCAGCGGCAGGGATCTGTTCGGCAACGAGTTCTTCCTGCTCGATGCACCTTCGCCGCAACCCTCGATGATCTGCACTTCAACCCGGGTCGGGATTTCGAGGAGCCGCGAACTGCCATGGAGGAAATACCTTGCCGACAGCCCCCACGTCTCGAAGGGGCGCCCCTCCTGA